A region of Sulfurimonas sp. DNA encodes the following proteins:
- the soxA gene encoding sulfur oxidation c-type cytochrome SoxA produces the protein MKTGIKIALSIALLSSLSFGGEQFAMSDSDRAMYTEMLENNPADIMIESGNELLEEFCGGDAGLASFLEVSEDDLPRYLAGFPRYLADFKMVVGIDQVLQALMSVKGHKPFKLKSSDMFDMSAYAKSIANGEKSQIDIDANKHMKAAYALGDKTFNQKRGGRGLSCMSCHSPDVIGSVLRTQPLPDLSNKGVSVAATWPAYRMTKSSLRTLQRRFQGCMKNALLKVIPIGSPEMVALEVYLTKRAEGTEIAIPGLKR, from the coding sequence ATGAAAACAGGAATTAAAATAGCACTATCTATTGCACTTCTCTCTTCGTTGTCTTTTGGCGGTGAACAGTTTGCAATGAGTGATTCTGACCGTGCAATGTATACTGAGATGCTAGAAAATAATCCAGCTGATATTATGATAGAAAGTGGCAATGAGTTACTTGAAGAATTTTGTGGTGGAGATGCTGGTTTAGCATCTTTTTTGGAAGTAAGTGAAGATGACTTGCCACGTTATTTGGCAGGTTTTCCGCGTTATTTGGCAGATTTTAAAATGGTAGTTGGTATAGATCAAGTACTACAGGCTTTAATGAGTGTAAAAGGACATAAACCATTTAAACTTAAAAGCTCAGATATGTTTGATATGAGTGCTTATGCTAAATCAATAGCAAATGGTGAAAAAAGTCAAATTGATATAGATGCAAATAAGCATATGAAAGCAGCTTATGCTTTGGGTGATAAAACATTTAATCAAAAACGAGGTGGTAGAGGTTTATCTTGCATGAGCTGTCATTCTCCTGATGTAATTGGTTCAGTTTTAAGAACTCAACCCCTACCAGATTTAAGTAATAAAGGTGTTTCAGTAGCTGCAACTTGGCCAGCATATAGAATGACTAAATCATCCCTTAGAACTTTACAACGCCGTTTTCAGGGATGTATGAAAAATGCACTATTAAAAGTTATACCGATAGGTTCACCGGAAATGGTTGCTCTTGAAGTTTATTTAACTAAAAGGGCTGAGGGAACAGAGATAGCTATCCCTGGTCTTAAAAGATAA
- the soxZ gene encoding thiosulfate oxidation carrier complex protein SoxZ — MGKRKSLIKIKPKKFKNGEIVKVSFMVMHPMETGLRKDKKTKQIIPAKYINNVKFSYNGKVIITMNVWESLSTNPVFTTYMRINGKGKLTVTYTDNTGEVNEKSKKIKPKG; from the coding sequence ATGGGAAAAAGAAAATCACTGATTAAAATTAAGCCAAAAAAATTCAAAAATGGTGAAATTGTAAAGGTAAGTTTTATGGTTATGCATCCAATGGAAACTGGATTGCGTAAAGATAAAAAAACTAAACAGATTATTCCAGCAAAATATATCAATAATGTAAAATTTAGCTATAACGGCAAAGTTATTATAACGATGAATGTATGGGAGTCACTGTCTACTAACCCAGTATTTACTACATATATGAGAATAAATGGTAAAGGTAAGCTTACTGTTACATATACTGACAATACTGGCGAAGTAAATGAAAAAAGCAAAAAGATTAAACCAAAAGGATAA
- the soxY gene encoding thiosulfate oxidation carrier protein SoxY has product MQRRDFFKKLGAVAVVAAVAPTIGFAANEKKPLGPNDLSFKDAVNAVTGGKTPVVSSKIKLKVPEIAENGAVVPVTVEVESPMTDADYVKAIHIFATKNANTRCIDVHLTPANGRAMFSTRIKLGGTQEIVTVVELSDGSFITASQSVKVTIGGCG; this is encoded by the coding sequence ATGCAAAGAAGAGATTTTTTCAAAAAATTAGGTGCTGTTGCTGTTGTTGCTGCTGTTGCTCCAACAATTGGTTTTGCAGCTAATGAAAAAAAACCATTAGGTCCTAATGATCTTTCATTTAAAGATGCTGTAAATGCCGTAACTGGTGGGAAAACACCTGTAGTATCTTCAAAGATTAAATTAAAAGTTCCAGAAATTGCTGAAAATGGTGCTGTTGTTCCAGTTACTGTTGAAGTTGAGTCTCCGATGACGGATGCCGACTATGTAAAAGCAATTCATATTTTTGCTACAAAAAATGCCAATACTCGTTGTATAGATGTTCATTTGACTCCTGCAAATGGAAGAGCAATGTTCTCAACTCGTATTAAACTTGGTGGAACTCAAGAAATTGTAACTGTAGTTGAACTTAGTGATGGATCATTTATTACTGCTAGTCAAAGTGTAAAAGTTACTATCGGTGGTTGTGGTTGA
- the soxX gene encoding sulfur oxidation c-type cytochrome SoxX produces MKKTVMMSLLLSASLFAVDYSSVVENPSASEMIKKDLLAPAKIFTMPAGCITTNPKAIARGAFIFHNLNGGKVKGKLPEGLAKKQMKQGKTYKPGDKIPNKQYGNCVACHNIEGARGAGSIGPDLTAYNDIFMATGVRDNQFVFQKIADPRIDNKDTHMTVNLTTKLFTTKEICEITSYIVSPK; encoded by the coding sequence CGCTGTTGATTATAGCAGTGTGGTGGAGAATCCAAGTGCAAGTGAGATGATTAAAAAAGATCTGTTGGCGCCAGCTAAGATTTTTACAATGCCAGCTGGCTGTATTACAACAAATCCTAAAGCTATCGCAAGAGGTGCTTTTATATTCCATAACCTTAATGGTGGAAAAGTAAAAGGCAAACTACCAGAAGGTCTTGCTAAAAAGCAAATGAAACAGGGTAAGACTTATAAGCCTGGTGACAAAATTCCAAATAAACAATATGGAAACTGTGTCGCATGCCATAATATAGAAGGTGCTCGCGGTGCTGGAAGTATCGGTCCAGACTTAACAGCTTATAATGATATATTTATGGCAACTGGTGTTAGAGATAATCAGTTTGTATTTCAAAAGATTGCTGATCCTCGCATAGATAACAAAGACACACACATGACTGTTAACTTAACAACTAAGTTATTCACAACTAAAGAGATATGTGAGATTACCTCATATATAGTATCTCCAAAATAA